A genomic stretch from Thermomonospora umbrina includes:
- a CDS encoding acetolactate synthase large subunit, whose amino-acid sequence MRAPLDRPTRREGFFVGQDHSPTQGKGMTTEQMTGAQALIRALENVGVDTVFGIPGGAILPAYDPLFDSQKVRHILVRHEQGAGHAAQGYAMVTGKVGVCMATSGPGATNLVTPISDAYMDSVPMVAITGQVPSAAIGTDAFQEADIAGITMPITKHNFLVTDPRDIGRTIAEAFHIASTGRPGPVLVDISKDALQSTFDFVWPEPMQLPGYRPVTRPHSKQVREAARLLTRASRPVLYVGGGVIKAGAAAELKVLAELTGAPVVTTLMAKGALPDSHPLHMGMPGMHGSVGAVGALQRSDLLVALGARFDDRVTGRLDSFAAEAKIVHADIDPAEISKNRHADVPIVGDAREVIADLIVAVQAEHEAGRRGDYEAWWKQLDAWRRTYPLGYDQPADGSLSPQYVIERIGELVGPDAYYVAGVGQHQMWAAQFIKYERPGAFLNSGGAGTMGYAVPAAMGAKVGAPDTEVWAIDGDGCFQMTNQELATCAVEGIPVKIAIINNGNLGMVRQWQTLFYNERYSNTNLATLPTTKRIPDFVKLAEAYGCVGLRCERPEDVEDTIRKAMEINDAPVVIDFVVHEDAMVWPMVAAGTSNDDIKIAQDMAPEWENGD is encoded by the coding sequence CTGCGCGCTCCCCTCGACCGCCCCACCCGGCGCGAGGGGTTTTTTGTTGGCCAGGATCACTCTCCCACCCAAGGAAAAGGCATGACGACCGAACAGATGACGGGAGCTCAGGCGCTCATCCGGGCCCTGGAGAACGTCGGGGTCGACACCGTGTTCGGCATCCCCGGGGGAGCGATCCTCCCGGCCTACGACCCCCTCTTCGACTCCCAGAAGGTGCGGCACATCCTGGTCCGGCACGAGCAGGGCGCCGGGCACGCCGCACAGGGCTACGCCATGGTGACCGGCAAGGTCGGCGTGTGCATGGCGACCAGCGGCCCGGGCGCGACCAACCTGGTGACGCCCATCTCCGACGCCTACATGGACTCCGTCCCGATGGTGGCGATCACCGGCCAGGTGCCCAGCGCGGCCATCGGCACGGACGCGTTCCAGGAGGCCGACATCGCCGGCATCACGATGCCGATCACCAAGCACAACTTCCTCGTCACCGACCCCCGCGACATCGGGCGCACCATCGCCGAGGCGTTCCACATCGCCTCCACCGGTCGCCCCGGGCCCGTCCTGGTGGACATCTCCAAGGACGCGCTCCAGTCCACGTTCGACTTCGTCTGGCCCGAGCCGATGCAGCTCCCCGGCTACCGGCCGGTGACCCGCCCGCACTCCAAGCAGGTCCGCGAGGCGGCCCGGCTGCTCACCCGGGCGAGCCGCCCGGTGCTGTACGTCGGCGGCGGCGTGATCAAGGCGGGCGCGGCGGCCGAGCTGAAGGTGCTGGCCGAGCTGACCGGCGCCCCGGTCGTCACCACCCTGATGGCCAAGGGCGCGCTGCCCGACAGCCACCCGCTGCACATGGGCATGCCCGGCATGCACGGCTCCGTCGGCGCGGTCGGCGCCCTGCAGCGCTCGGACCTGCTGGTGGCGCTGGGCGCCCGCTTCGACGACCGGGTCACCGGCCGGCTGGACAGCTTCGCCGCCGAGGCCAAGATCGTCCACGCGGACATCGACCCCGCCGAGATCTCCAAGAACCGGCACGCCGACGTCCCGATCGTCGGCGACGCCCGCGAGGTCATCGCCGACCTGATCGTGGCGGTGCAGGCCGAGCACGAGGCCGGCCGGCGCGGCGACTACGAGGCCTGGTGGAAGCAGTTGGACGCCTGGCGGCGGACGTACCCGCTGGGCTACGACCAGCCCGCCGACGGGTCGCTGTCCCCGCAGTACGTGATCGAGCGGATCGGCGAGCTCGTCGGCCCCGACGCGTACTACGTGGCGGGTGTCGGCCAGCACCAGATGTGGGCCGCCCAGTTCATCAAGTACGAGCGGCCGGGCGCGTTCCTCAACTCCGGCGGCGCGGGCACCATGGGCTACGCCGTCCCGGCGGCGATGGGCGCCAAGGTCGGCGCGCCCGACACCGAGGTCTGGGCGATCGACGGCGACGGCTGCTTCCAGATGACCAACCAGGAACTGGCCACCTGCGCGGTCGAGGGCATCCCCGTCAAGATCGCGATCATCAACAACGGCAACCTCGGCATGGTCCGCCAGTGGCAGACCCTGTTCTACAACGAGCGCTACTCCAACACGAACCTGGCCACCCTGCCGACCACCAAGCGGATCCCCGACTTCGTGAAGCTCGCGGAGGCGTACGGTTGCGTGGGGCTCCGCTGCGAGCGGCCCGAGGACGTCGAGGACACCATCCGCAAGGCGATGGAGATCAACGACGCCCCGGTGGTCATCGACTTCGTCGTCCACGAGGACGCCATGGTCTGGCCCATGGTCGCCGCCGGAACGAGCAACGACGACATCAAGATCGCTCAGGACATGGCTCCTGAGTGGGAGAACGGAGACTGA
- the gatB gene encoding Asp-tRNA(Asn)/Glu-tRNA(Gln) amidotransferase subunit GatB, with product MTTTTLVPFDEALTRYEPVLGVETHIELGTNSKMFCGCPTAFGAPPNTQVCPVCLGLPGALPVTNRAAIEGIIKIGLALNCEIVEWCRFARKNYFYPDMPKNFQISQYDEPLCVDGYLEVEVEGESYRIEIERVHMEEDTGKSLHVGGATGRIHGADFSLVDYNRAGIPLVEIVTKPITATEERAPLVARAYATELRELVRSLDVSDVRMEEGSMRCDINVSLMPRGADEWGTRTETKNVNSLRSIERAVRSEIERQAGVLDAGGKIVQETRHFHEDTGTTTSGRSKEEAQDYRYFPEPDLVPMAPSREWVEELRATLPELPAARRRRVQAEWGLSDLELRDVVNAGALDLIAGTVEAGADPGAARKWWMNELSRRATEQGVELSALPITAAQVARIQALIDEGSLNDKLARQVFEGVLAGEGGPDEVVAARGLKVVSDDGALVAIIDQVIADNADAADKVRSGKVAAAGALVGAVMKATRGQADAGRARELILERLGAS from the coding sequence ATGACCACCACGACCCTGGTGCCCTTCGACGAGGCGCTCACGCGGTACGAGCCGGTGCTCGGCGTGGAGACCCACATCGAGCTGGGCACGAACTCGAAGATGTTCTGCGGCTGCCCGACGGCGTTCGGCGCCCCGCCCAACACCCAGGTCTGCCCCGTCTGCCTGGGGCTGCCGGGCGCGCTGCCGGTCACCAACCGGGCCGCCATCGAGGGCATCATCAAGATCGGCCTCGCGCTGAACTGCGAGATCGTCGAGTGGTGTCGGTTCGCCCGCAAGAACTACTTCTACCCCGACATGCCGAAGAACTTCCAGATCTCCCAGTACGACGAGCCGCTGTGCGTCGACGGGTACCTGGAGGTCGAGGTCGAGGGCGAGTCGTACCGGATCGAGATCGAGCGCGTCCACATGGAGGAGGACACCGGCAAGTCGCTGCACGTCGGCGGCGCCACCGGCCGCATCCACGGGGCCGACTTCTCGCTGGTGGACTACAACCGGGCCGGCATCCCGCTGGTCGAGATCGTCACCAAGCCGATCACCGCCACCGAGGAGAGGGCCCCGCTGGTCGCCCGCGCCTACGCCACCGAGCTGCGCGAGCTGGTCCGCTCCCTGGACGTCTCCGACGTCCGCATGGAGGAGGGCTCCATGCGCTGCGACATCAACGTCTCGTTGATGCCGCGCGGCGCCGACGAGTGGGGCACCCGCACCGAGACCAAGAACGTCAACTCGCTCCGCTCGATCGAACGCGCCGTCCGCAGCGAGATCGAACGCCAGGCGGGCGTGCTCGACGCGGGCGGCAAGATCGTCCAGGAGACCCGGCACTTCCACGAGGACACCGGCACCACCACCAGCGGGCGCAGCAAGGAGGAGGCGCAGGACTACCGCTACTTCCCCGAGCCCGACCTGGTGCCGATGGCGCCGTCTCGGGAGTGGGTCGAGGAGCTGCGCGCCACCCTGCCGGAGCTGCCCGCCGCCCGCCGCCGCCGGGTGCAGGCCGAGTGGGGCCTGTCCGACCTGGAGCTGCGGGACGTCGTCAACGCCGGGGCCCTCGACCTCATCGCCGGCACCGTCGAGGCCGGGGCCGACCCCGGCGCGGCCCGCAAGTGGTGGATGAACGAGCTGTCCCGCCGCGCCACCGAGCAGGGCGTGGAGCTGTCCGCGCTGCCGATCACGGCCGCGCAGGTGGCCCGGATCCAGGCGCTGATCGACGAGGGCTCCCTCAACGACAAGCTCGCCCGCCAGGTTTTCGAAGGTGTGCTGGCCGGCGAGGGCGGCCCCGACGAGGTGGTCGCTGCCCGCGGCCTCAAGGTCGTCAGCGACGACGGCGCCCTGGTCGCGATCATCGACCAGGTGATCGCCGACAACGCGGACGCCGCCGACAAGGTCCGCTCCGGCAAGGTCGCCGCCGCCGGGGCCCTGGTGGGCGCGGTGATGAAGGCCACCCGGGGCCAGGCCGACGCCGGTCGCGCCCGCGAGCTGATCCTGGAGCGCCTCGGAGCCTCCTAG
- a CDS encoding 2-hydroxyacid dehydrogenase, whose product MSRVWVARADLAAAVADLPGATVDVYDGGAEPAAPDEVEFYVPVLLPSPASLEIMARMPRLRVVQLQTAGYDGVVPHLPAGVTLCNARGAHDAGTAEWAVGAIIASLRRFPEFAASQRAGRWDYRHTPALADSRVLLVGYGAIGRAVERRLAPFEVEITRVASRPRDGVHGVAELPGLVPHADVVVLLVPATPQTKGLVDADLLARMKDGALLVNAARGSVVDTAALVAETAAGRLRAALDVTDPEPLPADHPLWRTPGVFLTPHVAGSTPASSRRIARLVREQARRYLTGEPLENVMFP is encoded by the coding sequence ATGAGCAGGGTGTGGGTGGCGCGCGCCGATCTCGCCGCCGCGGTGGCGGATCTGCCCGGGGCGACGGTGGACGTGTACGACGGCGGCGCGGAGCCGGCCGCTCCGGACGAGGTGGAGTTCTACGTGCCGGTGCTACTGCCCTCACCGGCGAGCCTGGAGATCATGGCGAGGATGCCACGGCTACGGGTGGTGCAACTGCAGACGGCCGGATACGACGGTGTCGTGCCCCATCTCCCCGCCGGGGTGACGTTGTGCAACGCCCGGGGCGCGCACGACGCGGGGACCGCCGAATGGGCGGTCGGCGCGATCATCGCGAGCCTGCGGCGGTTCCCGGAGTTCGCCGCCTCCCAGCGCGCGGGCCGCTGGGATTATCGTCACACCCCCGCGCTGGCCGACTCCCGCGTCCTGCTCGTCGGGTACGGCGCGATCGGGCGCGCCGTCGAACGGCGGCTGGCGCCCTTCGAGGTGGAGATCACCCGGGTGGCGAGCCGGCCGCGCGACGGCGTCCACGGGGTGGCCGAGCTGCCCGGGCTGGTGCCGCACGCCGACGTGGTCGTCCTGCTCGTCCCGGCGACGCCGCAGACCAAGGGGCTGGTCGACGCCGACCTGCTGGCACGGATGAAGGACGGGGCGCTGCTGGTGAACGCCGCGCGCGGCTCCGTGGTCGACACGGCGGCCCTCGTCGCCGAGACGGCCGCCGGCAGGCTGCGGGCGGCGCTGGACGTCACCGACCCGGAGCCGCTGCCGGCCGACCATCCGCTCTGGCGCACCCCCGGGGTGTTCCTCACCCCCCACGTCGCCGGCTCGACCCCGGCCTCCTCCCGGCGCATCGCCCGACTGGTACGGGAGCAGGCGCGCCGGTACCTGACGGGGGAGCCGTTGGAGAACGTGATGTTTCCGTAA
- the gatA gene encoding Asp-tRNA(Asn)/Glu-tRNA(Gln) amidotransferase subunit GatA, producing MSELTRRSAAELAELIASGRTSAVEVAQAHLDRIAAVDGEVNAFLHVDADTTLAQARRVDERRAAGEALGPLAGVPIAHKDVFTTTDMPTTAGSRILEGWRPPYDATITARLRAAGLVIIGKTNMDEFAMGSSTENSAYGPTHNPWDLTRIPGGSSGGSSAAVAAYEAPLATGTDTGGSIRQPAAVTGIVGTKPTYGGSSRYGVIAFASSLDTPGPFARTVLDTALLQEAFSGHDRMDSTSIDRPAPPIVEAARRADVAGLRIGVVRELGGEGYQPGVLNRFNEAVELLESLGAKVTEVSCPHFTYALPAYYLIAPSECSSNLARFDAMRYGLRVGDDGSRSAEEVMALTRAEGFGPEVKRRIMLGTYALSSGYYDAYYGKAQQVRTLIIRDFDTAFEQVDVLVSPTTPTTAFALGERADDPMAMYLADLCTIPSDLAGNAAISVPCGLADEDGLPVGLQVMAPTLADDRLYRVGAAVERALEDRWGGPLLAKAPELVEAGR from the coding sequence ATGAGTGAGCTGACCAGGAGGTCCGCCGCGGAGCTGGCGGAGCTGATCGCCTCGGGACGGACCTCGGCGGTGGAGGTGGCGCAGGCGCACCTCGACCGGATCGCCGCCGTCGACGGCGAGGTGAACGCGTTCCTGCACGTGGACGCCGACACCACGCTGGCGCAGGCGCGCCGGGTGGACGAACGCCGCGCGGCCGGCGAGGCCCTGGGCCCGCTGGCCGGGGTGCCGATCGCGCACAAGGACGTGTTCACCACCACCGACATGCCCACCACCGCGGGGTCGAGGATCCTGGAGGGCTGGCGGCCGCCGTACGACGCGACCATCACCGCCAGGCTCCGCGCCGCCGGGCTGGTGATCATCGGCAAGACCAACATGGACGAGTTCGCGATGGGCTCGTCCACCGAGAACAGCGCGTACGGGCCCACCCACAACCCGTGGGACCTCACCCGCATCCCGGGCGGCTCCTCCGGCGGGTCCTCCGCCGCCGTCGCCGCCTACGAGGCGCCGCTGGCCACCGGCACCGACACCGGCGGCTCCATCCGGCAGCCCGCCGCCGTGACCGGCATCGTCGGCACCAAGCCCACCTACGGCGGCTCGTCCCGCTACGGGGTCATCGCGTTCGCGTCCTCGCTGGACACGCCCGGCCCGTTCGCCCGCACGGTGCTCGACACGGCGCTGCTGCAGGAGGCGTTCTCCGGCCACGACCGGATGGACTCCACCTCGATCGACCGTCCCGCACCGCCCATCGTCGAGGCCGCCCGCCGCGCCGATGTCGCGGGCCTGCGCATCGGCGTCGTCCGTGAGCTGGGCGGCGAGGGCTACCAGCCCGGTGTCCTCAACCGCTTCAACGAGGCCGTCGAGCTGCTGGAGTCGCTGGGCGCCAAGGTCACCGAGGTGTCCTGCCCGCACTTCACCTACGCGCTGCCCGCCTACTACCTGATCGCCCCGTCGGAGTGCTCGTCCAACCTGGCCCGCTTCGACGCCATGCGGTACGGCCTGCGGGTCGGCGACGACGGCTCCCGCAGCGCCGAGGAGGTCATGGCGCTGACCCGGGCCGAGGGCTTCGGCCCCGAGGTCAAGCGACGGATCATGCTCGGCACGTACGCGCTGTCCTCGGGCTACTACGACGCCTACTACGGCAAGGCCCAGCAGGTCCGCACGCTGATCATCCGCGACTTCGACACGGCGTTCGAGCAGGTCGACGTGCTGGTGTCGCCCACCACGCCGACGACGGCGTTCGCGCTGGGCGAGCGCGCCGACGACCCGATGGCCATGTACCTGGCCGACCTGTGCACCATCCCGTCCGACCTGGCCGGCAACGCCGCGATCTCGGTGCCGTGCGGCCTGGCCGACGAGGACGGGCTGCCGGTGGGCCTGCAGGTGATGGCCCCGACGCTGGCCGACGACCGGCTGTACCGGGTGGGCGCCGCCGTGGAGCGCGCCCTCGAAGACCGCTGGGGCGGCCCGCTGCTGGCCAAGGCCCCCGAGCTCGTGGAGGCGGGCCGATGA
- a CDS encoding PQQ-dependent sugar dehydrogenase: protein MNVRRIIAVGAGALALAGCASDPEGGGRTPPPLSSPPASGGSPVAPTGAVPGAPRDLATGLSVPWAIAFLPGGDALVTERDSARLLRVTARGRVTEVGRVPGVEPGGEGGLMGVAVSPSYDRDRYVYLYFTAADDNRVVRFRHDDRLTAPRPIVTGIPKGANHNGGRIAFGPDRLLYVATGEVYRTDLAQDRASLGGKILRVAPDGRAAPGNPFGSRIWSYGHRNVQGLTWDGKGRLFATEFGQDRFDEINLIERGRNYGWPEVEGIQPGNGDDRFTDPLLTWTTAEASPSGLAYASGSLWAAGLRGRRLWQVPVGPDGRVGRPVAHYDGRYGRLRAVVRAPDGSLWVTTSNKDGRGDPAEGDDRILVIPLS from the coding sequence ATGAACGTTCGCAGGATCATCGCGGTGGGCGCCGGGGCGCTCGCCCTCGCCGGGTGCGCCTCCGACCCCGAGGGCGGCGGTCGGACCCCGCCCCCGCTGAGCTCGCCCCCCGCCTCCGGCGGCTCCCCGGTCGCGCCGACGGGGGCCGTTCCCGGCGCTCCCCGCGACCTGGCCACGGGGCTGAGCGTGCCGTGGGCGATCGCGTTCCTGCCCGGCGGGGACGCGCTCGTCACCGAACGGGACAGCGCCCGGCTGCTGCGGGTGACCGCGCGCGGGAGGGTCACCGAGGTCGGCAGGGTGCCGGGGGTCGAGCCCGGGGGCGAGGGCGGGCTGATGGGCGTCGCCGTGTCGCCGTCCTACGACCGGGACCGGTACGTGTACCTGTACTTCACGGCCGCCGACGACAACCGCGTCGTCCGGTTCCGTCACGACGACCGGCTGACGGCGCCGCGGCCGATCGTGACGGGGATCCCCAAGGGCGCCAACCACAACGGCGGGCGCATCGCGTTCGGGCCCGACCGGCTGCTGTACGTGGCCACCGGCGAGGTCTATCGCACGGACCTGGCGCAGGACCGGGCCTCGCTGGGCGGCAAGATCCTGCGGGTCGCCCCCGACGGCCGGGCCGCCCCCGGCAACCCGTTCGGCTCGCGGATCTGGTCCTACGGTCACCGCAACGTGCAGGGCCTGACGTGGGACGGCAAGGGGCGGCTGTTCGCCACCGAGTTCGGTCAGGACCGCTTCGACGAGATCAACCTGATCGAACGGGGCCGCAACTACGGCTGGCCCGAGGTGGAGGGGATTCAGCCGGGGAACGGCGACGACCGCTTCACCGACCCGTTGCTCACGTGGACGACCGCCGAGGCGTCCCCGTCCGGTCTGGCGTACGCGAGCGGCTCCCTGTGGGCGGCGGGGCTGCGCGGGCGGCGGCTGTGGCAGGTGCCGGTCGGCCCCGACGGGCGGGTCGGCCGCCCGGTCGCCCACTACGACGGCCGGTACGGGCGGCTGCGCGCGGTGGTCCGGGCCCCCGACGGCTCCCTGTGGGTGACCACCAGCAACAAGGACGGCCGCGGCGACCCCGCCGAGGGGGACGACCGCATCCTGGTCATCCCCCTCTCGTGA
- the ilvN gene encoding acetolactate synthase small subunit, whose translation MSRHTLSVLVENKPGILARVAALFSRRGFNIDSLAVGTTEHPEISRMTIVVNVEELPLEQVTKQLNKLVNVLKIVELDQSASVQRELILVKVRADAETRSQVLETVQLFRAKVVDVAPDAVTIEATGNRDKLEALIRVLEPFGIKELVQSGMVAIGRGARSITDRSLRALDRSA comes from the coding sequence ATGAGCCGTCACACGCTCTCGGTGCTGGTGGAGAACAAACCGGGCATCCTCGCCCGGGTCGCGGCCCTGTTCTCCCGGCGCGGCTTCAACATCGACTCGCTGGCCGTCGGGACCACCGAACACCCGGAGATCTCCCGGATGACCATCGTGGTCAACGTGGAGGAACTCCCGCTGGAGCAGGTCACCAAGCAGCTCAACAAGCTCGTCAACGTGCTGAAGATCGTCGAGCTGGACCAGTCCGCCTCGGTGCAGCGCGAACTGATCCTGGTCAAGGTGCGGGCCGACGCGGAGACCCGCTCCCAGGTGCTGGAGACCGTCCAACTGTTCCGCGCCAAGGTCGTCGACGTGGCCCCCGACGCGGTCACCATCGAGGCCACCGGCAACCGCGACAAGCTGGAGGCGCTGATCCGCGTCCTGGAGCCGTTCGGCATCAAGGAGCTGGTCCAGTCCGGCATGGTGGCCATCGGCCGCGGCGCCCGTTCCATCACCGACCGATCCCTGCGCGCGCTCGACCGCAGCGCCTGA
- a CDS encoding putative bifunctional diguanylate cyclase/phosphodiesterase, which translates to MSGESARRLPPRVVPIGAVALAGALYAVATLLGRTGGGLPAWTEVAAAAAAAAALFVAVRPLPFRVRRETPADGDPDAGSGAGSGGGGPPAGPRRDPRRDAWSWFGIAAAFWLAGATVNVASPDLLSASTKALTLSDLFYLASIAALTTGFIVPVRLPREVGTWVRYVADTYVCVAALFVLGWVAEFGRLYHLSGESPAEFVLELLYPLVGAMLVCGALPFVLGAARPYRPGAWTAYAGLVAFVAADIVSMVARLRGEAPADDPGDISRIIGLLLLGLAPWIMPASAEEPEPAEAPDEPGGQGRMIGPGLTPAAVAAAAALFVAGHSLTGSEGIEPIVSLVAGSAALVLLGRLAGLLRENDGLRYAVDAGEEHFRALAESINDVVLICDLEGVVQYVSDGAYRTYEQGPDDLLGRSVYELIHPEDLPGVEEVAREFLASDRAAVRIACRVRAADGTWLPTESTLSRYTGSRMLITTRDLSEQAALQRQVTHLTFHDGLTGLPNRAYFEERAREVVSRDAGPGPIAVVFADLDGFTAVNDSAGHAAGDQVLAQAARRLRAAVPADDTVARWGGDEFAVLVENADEAQTVVELAERLLRVLAAEPYRAGEREVVLSASVGIAFADSDLGGDGDTGGRPSGRQSGPDLIRNGDLAMARAKELGGGRVEVFAAHMHADVVRRLELGSDLQRALAEEQFAIEFQPVVELATSRVTGVEALVRWWRGDDSVPPREFIRPAEESGLMIPLGDWVLREACRQVARWRAESWDVGLSVNFTARQIAAPRFVESVAAALAETGLPPQALTLEVKEEVLVEDAGHNVERLSALRDLGVRLAIDDFGTGYASLAYLGQLPVDVIKIDPSFVAGLGRDETLSLLTRTIVRLGRDLGLTVVAEGIERPEQLELLREMECPRGQGFLVARPMSAGPAESLLRTNLTEGGARLPNGPHGPDGPNGPNGHGGPDGPDGPGVPLHGPALSPG; encoded by the coding sequence ATGAGCGGCGAGAGCGCCAGGCGGTTGCCGCCCCGTGTGGTGCCGATCGGGGCCGTCGCGCTCGCCGGGGCGCTGTACGCGGTCGCGACGCTGCTCGGCCGGACGGGCGGCGGACTGCCCGCCTGGACCGAGGTGGCCGCCGCCGCGGCCGCGGCCGCCGCGCTGTTCGTCGCGGTGCGTCCGCTGCCGTTCCGCGTCCGGCGCGAGACACCCGCCGACGGCGACCCCGACGCCGGGTCGGGGGCCGGATCCGGCGGCGGAGGGCCGCCCGCGGGGCCCCGCCGCGACCCGCGCCGCGACGCCTGGAGCTGGTTCGGCATCGCCGCGGCGTTCTGGCTGGCCGGGGCCACCGTCAACGTCGCCTCACCGGACCTGCTGTCGGCCAGCACCAAGGCGCTGACCCTGTCCGACCTGTTCTACCTGGCCTCCATCGCCGCGCTGACCACCGGGTTCATCGTCCCGGTGCGGCTGCCGCGCGAGGTGGGCACCTGGGTGCGGTACGTCGCCGACACGTACGTGTGCGTGGCCGCCCTGTTCGTACTGGGCTGGGTCGCCGAGTTCGGCCGGCTCTACCACCTGTCGGGGGAGTCGCCCGCCGAGTTCGTGCTGGAGCTGCTCTACCCGCTGGTCGGGGCGATGCTGGTGTGCGGGGCCCTGCCGTTCGTGTTGGGCGCCGCCCGTCCCTACCGGCCCGGCGCGTGGACCGCCTACGCCGGGCTGGTCGCCTTCGTCGCGGCCGACATCGTGTCCATGGTCGCCCGGCTGCGCGGCGAGGCCCCGGCCGACGACCCCGGCGACATCTCCCGGATCATCGGGCTGCTGCTGCTCGGGCTGGCCCCGTGGATCATGCCCGCGTCCGCCGAGGAGCCCGAGCCCGCCGAGGCCCCGGACGAGCCCGGCGGCCAGGGCCGCATGATCGGCCCCGGGCTGACCCCGGCGGCGGTGGCGGCGGCCGCGGCGCTGTTCGTCGCCGGTCACTCGCTGACCGGCTCGGAGGGGATCGAGCCCATCGTCTCGCTGGTGGCCGGCTCGGCCGCGCTGGTGCTGCTCGGCCGGCTGGCCGGGCTGCTGCGGGAGAACGACGGGCTGCGATACGCCGTGGACGCGGGCGAGGAGCACTTCCGGGCGCTCGCGGAGAGCATCAACGACGTGGTGCTGATCTGCGACCTGGAAGGGGTCGTCCAGTACGTCTCCGACGGGGCGTACCGCACGTACGAGCAGGGCCCCGACGACCTGCTCGGCAGATCGGTGTACGAGCTGATCCACCCCGAGGACCTGCCGGGGGTGGAGGAGGTCGCCCGGGAGTTCCTGGCGAGCGACCGGGCGGCGGTGCGGATCGCCTGCCGGGTCCGCGCCGCCGACGGCACCTGGCTGCCCACCGAGTCGACCCTGTCCCGCTACACCGGCTCCCGGATGCTGATCACCACCCGGGACCTGTCCGAGCAGGCCGCCCTACAGCGCCAGGTCACCCATCTGACCTTCCACGACGGCCTCACCGGGCTGCCCAACCGGGCCTACTTCGAGGAACGGGCCCGCGAGGTGGTCTCCCGCGACGCCGGGCCCGGCCCGATCGCCGTGGTGTTCGCCGACCTCGACGGGTTCACCGCCGTCAACGACTCCGCCGGGCACGCGGCGGGCGACCAGGTGCTCGCCCAGGCGGCCCGCCGGCTCCGCGCCGCCGTGCCCGCCGACGACACGGTGGCCCGCTGGGGCGGCGACGAGTTCGCGGTCCTGGTGGAGAACGCCGACGAGGCCCAGACGGTGGTGGAGCTGGCCGAGCGCCTGCTGCGGGTGCTGGCGGCCGAGCCGTACCGGGCGGGGGAGCGCGAGGTGGTGCTGAGCGCCAGCGTCGGCATCGCGTTCGCCGACAGCGATCTGGGCGGCGACGGCGACACCGGCGGGCGGCCGTCCGGTCGGCAGTCGGGCCCCGATCTGATCCGCAACGGCGACCTGGCGATGGCACGGGCCAAGGAGCTGGGCGGCGGCCGGGTGGAGGTCTTCGCCGCGCACATGCACGCCGACGTGGTCCGCCGGCTGGAGCTGGGCAGCGACCTGCAGCGGGCGCTGGCCGAGGAGCAGTTCGCCATCGAGTTCCAGCCGGTGGTCGAGCTGGCCACCTCCCGGGTCACCGGGGTCGAGGCGCTGGTGCGCTGGTGGCGCGGCGACGACTCGGTGCCGCCGCGGGAGTTCATCCGGCCCGCCGAGGAGTCCGGCCTGATGATCCCGCTGGGCGACTGGGTGCTGCGCGAGGCGTGCCGCCAGGTGGCCCGCTGGCGCGCCGAGTCCTGGGACGTGGGCCTGTCGGTCAACTTCACCGCCCGCCAGATCGCCGCCCCCCGCTTCGTGGAGTCGGTGGCCGCCGCGCTGGCCGAGACCGGGCTGCCGCCGCAGGCCCTCACCCTGGAGGTCAAGGAGGAGGTGCTCGTCGAGGACGCCGGGCACAACGTCGAACGGCTCAGCGCGCTGCGCGACCTGGGTGTCCGGCTGGCCATCGACGACTTCGGCACTGGCTACGCCTCCCTGGCCTACCTGGGGCAGCTCCCGGTGGACGTGATCAAGATCGACCCGTCGTTCGTGGCCGGGCTGGGCCGCGACGAGACGTTGAGCCTGCTGACCCGCACCATCGTCCGGCTCGGCCGCGACCTGGGGCTGACCGTGGTGGCCGAGGGCATCGAACGGCCCGAGCAGTTGGAGCTGCTGCGCGAGATGGAGTGCCCGCGCGGCCAGGGCTTCCTGGTGGCCCGGCCGATGTCGGCGGGCCCCGCCGAGTCGCTGCTGCGCACCAACCTGACCGAGGGCGGGGCGAGGCTTCCGAACGGTCCCCACGGACCCGACGGGCCGAACGGGCCGAACGGGCACGGCGGGCCCGACGGTCCGGACGGGCCCGGGGTGCCGCTGCACGGGCCGGCGCTGTCCCCGGGCTGA